CATCCTTGACAGCCACGCACGACCCCAACGCTGCACGCCGGGTGCACGGAGGCGAAGACTGGCACGAAGGTTGTTAGCAATCGTCGACTGCGACATCGCAGATAAAGCAACCCGACTAAACAGACTTCTTAACTGAGGATAGCACGTGCTGGATATGTGCCTAGgattgactttttcttttttttaatcgttaTTTACGAACAAAATCGATAAAGTTATCAGagaaattgtttacaaaactgtCCTATAACAAATTTTATCAATGTAATATCTTtcgaatatttttgtatgtcactgactgtgtgaatgtgttttcgTTCTCTTGCGCGTGTAGCTGcatgtactgcgcatgcgtgtctcTGAATCGTGTTCTCACGTATCTCTGtatattgcatatatatatatatatccgcaTCTTCTTCGCCTACCCATACTCACCTCCCAATCTCGCCTATTTATCTCGAAATCTCGCCTACCCTTCTACCAATCTCGCCTTTCCATTTCCCAATCTTGCCTATTGAGTCCCGATCTTGCCTTACCCTTCTCTCAGTCTCGCCTATGAATATCTCACTCTTACCTGTCTCTCAATATCACCTTTCCATCTCCGTGTCTCAAGTATCTCTATATATTGCATAAGTGAGTTTAACAGTCTTCACCTTCCTCTATTCACCTCCCAATCTCGCCCACTGATCTCTCTATCTCGCCTTTCCATCTCCCAATCTCGCCTTCTCATCTTTTCCAGCTGTCTCCTTCCCTGCGAATTTTCTCTCCAGACGCATTCACAACcagcacacacacccaccaacaGAATtcttcgaagaaaaaaaaaagcccagcgACCACGAGGATATCGATTAAGACGGCGAGGGCGATGAAAGTAATGACTCTGCATGAATCGATCATTTAAAGCCTTTGTCCCACCGTCAGAATTATCGCGGCGCTGGTCGCGGCCTTCACCACAGCCGGAAGCGGCCATTTGGCAATTGCGGGTCCTCCGCTGGAAGGCTTGCTCCTCCCGAAGTTTGCCTGGCCACCGGCTCGTTTCGCGTCTCTTTGCCCAAAATGACGGGAACTTTAGCGGTCCGAGGGCGGCCGAGAGCGGCAAGGATCTGTGCAAGAGGGCAATTTGGGGCAAGTGGTAAAGGACGCTGACAATTATGGCCCTCGCCTTCCCGCCGTCCCTCGGACTCTGGAGAGAGTCGTAATGGCCCACCGCCGATCGTCTTAGACCTCTGGGATGGAGGTGGTTAGGGCTATTTTTCAACATGGCGACCATTGTCCCTCCTAACACTAGAAGCGATGAACTTTGCCCCTGGCGCTGTAGCCTTTTAACAGGCTGCGCATGTTGGTGTGAGGATGTCGAGAGGAAGATATTTCCACTGATGGGTGTGGGGGCGAGGGGTGGGATATCTCACTTCCGTTTTGAAGATACACGCTATTAGCTATTTAGCTATTAGACATTTGTCTAATATGTGACCATGTTTGGCAAAGGGATACATAGCGTGGCATACAACAAAGTGCCAAAAATAGTGGAACATAGGTGTTTGGCTAAAATGTCTTACAGAACGTGACACTGACAGATGGAGGAATGCCAGAAATTTAAGGAGGTAAATGGTAAATGGTTCTACTCATGAAGAACAAGGAAGTCTTTGAGAGATATGTCACAGCTGATACGCCGCCTCGAGTGTGCTCGAGAGTGGCAGGAGCTTCGGTGTCTGGCAGGCCAGAAAATGTCCTTGACTTTTGCCCTCTGGTGTCTGTTGATTGTCTGcccttttcttttgttcaccGCTAGTGGCTTTTGCGAAGACCATTGGTCATGGACTGGCGGGCAATTCTTACTGCACTTATCTGCCCATGCCAATGCGATGGACGCAGTCGTTGTCGGCCTCCGGGTCATGTCTAGCGTCcacttaaatttttaaaaatatttcctttgtctttcctTTATCCATTCCTTCATATATCTTTTTATTCCACCATCTTTCTCAATCACTATGtcctttattccttcttttttcccaGTTCTACTTgttaaaacttttcttaaatatttttaatattcattagCCATTAAGgtcatatttatttgttatggcatttttaattgttacaataaattttatcagaataaatgttttgcaatttttaatttatttttttttttttttttagtttccttATTATTAATTGTAACCCTAACACAATAaccttctgttctttttctctcttgaccttaacttcttttttttgtgttaaaaaaatcgTTGAACACACTGAACACTCTGTACATTTCCGCCTACTGGGTAAACTCTGAGTGAAGCATCGGCTCTTGTGGCCTCTAACCTCCTGTCTTCAATGTGTGGCGATTTTTCAGGCGGCTGATTGGCAGCTCTGTCTGCCCCTCGACACAGCCTCCAGCGTCACAGACAGACGAGCGCAACGAGGAGTCCGCCGCCAGTGGCGACGAGGACCACGAAAACATGGAGATCTGCGTGGTCGAAGCTGACGACAAGATGGCCAAAGACGAAAGCGCGCTGGCCACTTCCGTTGAGATAGAGCACACCTGCGCAAGTGTGACGTCTGCTTCACCTGGCACAGGTAAGCGAGATTCCTTTCTGTTTCTATACTcattgttgtggttgttgttttgttgttgccttGATTCATCCAAATATGAATTCATGCTTAGTGTGAAGATAATAGAAGAGACAGACtagaattttatatttattgtactAAAAGTGTGTTCTGACACTACAGACGAGGACCCGGAGACATCTAGTGTGGTTGCTCGAGGGCCGGACACGACGAATGACCAGCCCAAGCCTTGCGAGCCGTTACCGCATCCTCCTCCGCTGCCGTCGCTCAAGTCCGACACCGACTTGGACTCACCAGGTGGCACTGGCTGTCCATCCTTGAGGGTGTCACAGTTGGTGGATAGAAAGTCCGACTGTTTGCCCAGCGTCGTCCTGTCCCACACCGACAAAAGCGAGCAGAAGGAAGCCAGCGCGGACAGGAAAGGCGAATCACCCTTGGTGCTCAACCGAGAGAATCCAGACGCCACTTCCGGCAAGAGGGTGCTGACGGACAGAGTGGATGACAGTGCGGATCGGCGGCGTCCCCTCTCGCGAGATAGCAGAGGTCACGGCCGGTTCCGATACCGACGCCCGACTTCCGGTTCTGGCGGAAGTCCAGATTACAGTTTTGACGAGAAGGACAGAGGGGACAGTGCCGACGACAGGGAATCGGAGAGGAGCGACTCGGCCAGCGCTTTTCAGATGATCGAGGACAGCTGCAGATCCGGGTACGAGCGCTACTTCCACAAAGGCGTCGGTGGAGAACGCGgagcagtgacgtcacggggttTGATGGTGGTGCCACCTGCAGTCGGGCACCCAATTTTCCCGTACCTCTGCCCTCCCGGCCTCTATTCAGGAGCCTCCTCGGGCCTTCCCCAGTTTCCTCTCAGCCCATTCATCTTCGCCGCGACGGGCGCCTCGCCGTTGGGCCCTCCCACACTTCCCATGTCTTACCTGGCAAGTGCAGGGCCGGAACTCTCTCACCTGCCTCCCTTGCCTCATGCGCCTTCGCCGGGGTCACTATTAGGAGGTGCCTTTCTAACTTCCTCCACCTGTTTTCACAAGGTTTGCACTCGCTGACGTCTTTCGCTCGTCACGGCAGGGCGACTCCTCCCCTAGGGAGCGTTGGAGGAGCAGAAAGAGAAGCCAGCAGTGGAGGGTCTGGACGAGGATCTGCAGTGGGCCGTAGCTCCGTGCCCCTCTCGCAGGCGGTTCCGTCTCACCCTCATCTGGCCATCCTACAAGGGGGACATAGCACATCTCCCACGTCTACCCGACAGTCCCCGTCTCAAGGGGGTCCTGTATTCTCCAGCAAATCACACATACCCCGCTACCGACCGTTtcctctttcctcctcctcttccccaaCAGCCTCCCCGTCCTTTTCGCCTTCCTTCCAGTCCGTTTTGTCTTCTGCTTCCCCCTTAGCAGTGCCACCTCGCCAGTTCTGACATCGCCCTCGACGGCCACCTCCTTGTCCACATCCTCGTCGAGTGGGTCCAGCTCAGGGCTAACAACGGTTCCCAGACTTCGAACTTCCGGGGTCAGTCATATTTCTCCTTCTTCCACCTCCGTCTTAAGCAGCAGCGGTCACCTACATCATGGCGATTCTGCCCGCTCTCGCAGCCCCCGTCCCGTCATCAGACCGAGTCCCATGTCTCGTGCAGGCCTGGGGGGTCACTTCCATGGCCTCTCAGCTTCCGGCAAAACTAACAGCGAGCTGAAGAATATCGAGCGCATGCTCAACGGCCTCGACCGAAGTCGTCGACTAAATAAGGAACAAAGAAGGTTGGTGGTTGAAGACGAATAGTTGCAATGTGTTGTcaaaactgtcgtctgctgccagaAGATCGGGTGTTGATGTCAGAGTATTTATTGTTGAAAACAATGGCTGTCTAGCTGCGATACATCCGCTTGTTGACAGTTGGTCTGTCGAGGCCGTCAAACGAACTGATGTGACTGGAACATGCttcacaaacatgttttcacGTGCCAAGATTTGAACATTTCAGACAACGGAAAATTTTGGGTGCCATCTTTAAACAGATctctgggagaaaaaaaaaactatccaaAAATGTGAGTGTTGGTTCCTCTCGGATTTGATGGCTGTAGACTGCTGTAGACATGTTTTTAAGAATCGTCAATCAAAGAACTACCTAGCTACCCTGGATGATGCTGCATTCGTGACCATTTACTTACCGAAGTGTTATTCAAGGATCCGAACTCTACATCTGTGATTTCTTTGTGTCAGCCGTTTTCTTTGAGGAGGTGTTTGTTCTTTGAGGTCAAAACAGTGTGCGGCGATCCTTTGACATCAAAGGACAGAAGACATTTGGGAGAAAAAAGTGATGGCAAGTAGCGGAGGACAATGATGGCGAACTTTATGTTCTATAAAGATTGTGGGACACACATATtaatgctgtaaacatttttctgttcttgacgAGACACGTTGTGTTTGATCGTCCGTTGAGcagaggaatttttttaaatgtttgcttctttctttacCTCACATTGGAAATCTTcccaatgctttaaaaaaaaaactttgcatgATAATCTCAAACCAGATCTTCACTGGACCTGGTGGGGCTCGTTATTTATGTGCCATAAAAAGATGTGTTTGAATTACATTGACTGCAGTGGGTGTTCGTTCCCTAACGAAAGATTTGGTTGTCGGGTGGGCGGGGAGGGTGTAAAGGATGGGTGGTGCGTGCGTTTTATGTTGGGTGTGTTTGTTCTATGAACAGTGTTCTCACACACCTGTGTAATCTGATGTCTGAATGCTTGGAAAGGGACATGAGAGAGACACcatagaaagtaaaataaaatttaataaattttaaaaaaaaatcaagatcaAGCAGAGTCTCGAACTGTGGTGTCACGAACCTTTCAAATGAAGGTAGCTTCTGTCATCTCAGTAAGTGCAGCAGCCCAGACAACTCACCACAGGTCTGGGTTGAATTCTGGGTGTGTGATCTCCAACTCTTGAGTCGTCTTTATACCAAACCAGGTGAATTCAAGAACAGTTGCTTATTTACTAGTGCAATTCTGTTTGTCCTTCcatctccatttttttaaatcgtcaGCATGGCTTCTGTGCAATGATTGTCCTTGTTCCAAAGTCTGTCTACTGTCATACATTCGTGTGCCGAATGCTATCTTCGATGATTTCTGTGGCATGTCGGAAATACATCAGCGGTAATACATCAACAAAATAACGATTTCATCTCCCTCTTCATCAGTGATGACATTGTCGCATTTACATTCATTCTTCGTTTCCTTACTTTGGCATGACTGTCATCagcaacagacaaaaaacattCTAAATCACagtcatttaatttaatttcattaaacttttcagaAAGACTTTCTCATCAGAAACATAAAGCGGGATGACGATCAAGAATCTCAAGTAACTGGCAAATCGTCTGAAAGCAGTGccaatcacttttttttccacttttctgttttctttgaacCCGGTTCCGCTTTGaaactaaagtttattttcaaaaaaatactCACATGAAGAAATCGTCGATCACACTAAATGAATGAtagaatatgaataaaaataatcttgaaaaattatgattttgGATGATAAAGCGTAGGGTCTTGTAATAAAGTTGTGTTTTGTCAGGTCAATTAAGATTctcttaactttaaacccgacaataacaTCTTATATTCGctaagaaaaaaagcacaacaagccaaaataatgtacattgtTATTAATTTTCCGACATCATATCGAATTATTAACCCGGATTCGGCCCCATGTTCCTAACTggtttttagaaaaaatgtgtttcctgTTGAGagtaaaacttacaaaatatacTGTCATTTGGGAGGTGGTGATAAATATAATAGAtggcaccaaaaataaaattgcgaAAATAGATGTTTGATGGACAGCATGTCGAAAATTTTAGGTGGAGCAGCAAACAGGaaaattcaaataaacattattaactGATATTAACTGTTTAACATTATATGAAGTCTATTTTTCAGACGGTCTTTCTGTGCTGGCtttatcttgttttttgttttggatttgtttgtttatctggaTATGCTTGTACCTTGGTTCTATCAACTTGAGATATTCCACGGAAAAGTCGTGTCTTGAAGGTTTGGTACAGCATTCGTGAAGCATTTATACTTACTGTTACCCAAAGCAAGCTAGGTAAGCCAGCTACCCGCAAACAGGTGAAAAATTAGAATTTGTGGACATTGAACCACCTAAATCTTTATCAGTCGGTAATTTACCTGAGGCTCTGTCCATGTCTTCATCCCATGTAggataaaatgtatataaattgtTCAACAGAACCGGAAAACAGAATACTGCTAGACCTAACAAATAAACTGGAATGATAAagaacagttttatatttatttatttatttatttataccattttgattatatttataATCTGAGAGTAGCAAAcgacataaaaataacagaacgAAACATTACTTGGTGCTCTTCGGTTTGTTTTCGTTGGTCATCTTGTTccgaatgaaaataatgttttgtcgTAGAATAGTTGTTTGAGAAATATCTTCTGGGCAGAATAAATAATTCCGTCGAATCTTGTCTGATTTTTcgattattttaaagtttctaGTTTTAGTTAACTTTCCGCTTCACTTGATAgagctaaacaaacaaaacagtcattttcgggaatttttttcaatttcaataCCGGATCGGGagttactttgcttgggtggagCTAGTTTCTCACCCAATTCGGGGTACTTTTACCCATGGGTAAATTGTCGATATCCATGAATACGAGCCTTGGCACAGTTGCGTGGTTGAGTTGACGGGTGGATGAGCAAGCGAGCAAACGAACAAACgagtgtaaaaaagaaaaataatcagcattgaaagagagaagagcTGTACACATTTTCGCTGAAACAAGAAAttcaaatgtaagaaaaattatttatttttctcgttCTCTGATTTCTTGTTATTCCATCAAAAAATTTGATGTTCTTTAATTTCAACAATACATTGTCAATGTGGTTCTGTTTCTctaaagtatttataaaaaaaaaaaaactgaaatccTTTCAAAGACCATTTTGTTAACCCCTCGTGTATAGTTTATGTATCGCTACACCTTGTAcgaaatattaattaaatgtaaataaataaatttaaaaaattaaaaaaactgggATTTTTGCCGTGTGAGGGGATGTACTGCCATGAAGATGAAGGGTACTTGGCCTGCAAGGGTCACAGTGTAACATATGCTGCTTAAAATTGTGTGACTGTCTCTGTGGTTTGAGTTTAATGCCAACACGAGTGTAAGCATGGCGCCGAGCGAGCAGTTTGATGGAGACTGCCACGTAGACAGCGCCGTTGTATCGGCCATAAATGTCTGTTGAGGTACAGTCGTGCTAGTCACGGCGACAACTGCTCCACCACTCGTCTGGcagttcttcttcttcttctcttttccagTTATTTTTTACTGCGTTATTTATTTTGGCGAACTGTTCTTACTTTGTCAGTTAGAATTAAAGTATGATGACTTGAATGTGAGGATTTGGGTGAACttgttttttattgtgttcATTGTGTGTAGGAGGCTTTATGTGAGGTTTGTGATGTTCACACTCCTTTTTACTctttcttatctctctctctagctcacacacacacacatcttttgctctctctcgtctctcacactctcttgtatttctctctctctctctcacacatccaCAGTATACAATGTTGGGTGTAAGAAGAAGAGACTCAGGACATATTAAACACCGAATGATGTACATTGAATAGATATACACTTATCATATTCAAGAAACCGTCTTAATAAGGCTAATGTCAGGTATCATTCagttattcattcattctctgTGTCCTTTCATCTGTCTGTGCCTCCTGCTGCTTCagtcatttatttctttctttctctctttccacacacacaaacatacttttttCCCTTAAAGTAAATcagtctttaatttttctttaaagcctATGGTCCTGCATGTGGTAGATGCCATCCATCTTTATCAAGGAAATTAAGATTTGGGGACCCGAAGGCTATTAATACAACTGTGCTGTGCGGCCAGTCGGAAAACAAAGGGGAGTAATGACGGAGATAATGTCAGGTGGGGTGTCGATAGCGCCACCTATCAATCATATGTTCATTAAacagaaagatgagaaaatggCTTGAGAAAATATGAACTCCAAGATcactgattttctttctttttttttttctttctttttttcttttttttttttttttttttttttttttttttttttttttggactggCGTGTTTACTGATAGCCATTTGTCTTCCTGGATTTATATTTCCTCAGAAGTGCGTACTGTTAGTTACTAGATGCATGTAAATATCGAAGATAATGAAACATATTATTCgtgggttttatttattattattattcgtaaTTCCTCTCACACTTGAGAGCACAGTGACGAAGGTTGACtcatccagtttttttttcctgtcactgttaatgttttctttttttttgaaataataacaTCCTGTCTGTAGATTGTATCGCCCACTTCAAACGTTCAGgcgagatttttaaaaaatcaaaagcaaacGATGAAAGTGTTTGTGATCTTGAAGATAAAGTTTGAATACAAAAAGAATGTGCAGTATAGCTCCCCAGGATGTATCAGTGACAATGACAGAGTAatgactgacagtgacagtaacAAGTCTTGCGGATATTTTACACCCCAAGACCTTTTCAATAATTTAATCACTCGTTCACTCTCCACACATAAACTAATAATATCAAGCAAATAAGTAATATTGAGCATGAAGAAATATCATCCAGAAAAGACAGTGACATCAAGAAAAGCAATACTATCAAtgtgaaatgagaaaatgaataCAAATCGGCCAGAGAGTCGGCTGAATGTAAAACTAAAACCTGTCGAAGATGGTGTGTCTGGTCCACCGACAGGTTACTCGGACAATCCATCTCTTCGTCGACAATACTGCCGTGCACATTAAATCCTGTGTGTTTATCTCTTAAGGTCCTTCCAAAAGGGACAGACATCAGCAAAGAACAAAGTAATGCTGAACACTGATGGGGAAGGGAAACTAGAGATCCATTTAAATGGTGTGAAACATGAGGAGGCACAAAGTTTCCAGCAGCAAGGAGCTATTCTCTCTATGAATGCCAATTGCGTGGTGGACATTCGCCAAGAACAACAGCAGCGACAGCAATGGCGAGGCAGGCAAGATCTTGGACAGCAAGACTTTAAGCTTCGAAAACGAAATTCAACTTATACGAGTCCCTGGTCGTTCCCATCCTATTGTACGTCTGCAAAACATGGACCCTGTtgactgaaagagagagattcaggccaaaagaaaatgctttcGGAGACTATTCCCAATCTATTACAGATAATAAATGAATTAGTTCGCAATGCGGTCGCAGTCCTGGTTGGTCCTCACGAACCTCTTCTCACCACCATCGAGCGGCGAAAACATTTTTTCGTGAATCTCACACTACCCAAGACAGTCCTCCAGAGATAGGGGTAGGAGACATCGAAGGGTCAAACAGAAAAAGTGTTGATTGACTAACATTAATGAATGGACAGTCATCAAATGGATGACCTGCTGAAAGGGAGCAGAATAAACCCTATTGCTGTCTTATCTTggtctcccctcctcccacgACTGGTCGCagttaagagagagaaagaatgagaatatgtaacaaatataacacaaaataaccagatgcaagaaatatttcaggaaaCTCCTGGGCCTAAAATCCAAAATGAACTTAGTTTCCTCTAAGAGCAAAAACGCCGCAGACGCTGCTGTCGTCaagtgagaaaacaaaaagatggagaagtgaataagagagacagagagagggggcGACCTTGTATAAATGACACCGGATTTCGCGGTCCAACCCAACAGTACAATTGAGACCAAAGGCAACAAATCTCGTTATTCATCCTGCGGAGGGCCAAGGGAGGGGAAGTAGGTGTCGTCAGTCAGTTTAAAGTCGCGCCAAGTCACCTTGGTGGGGTTGACGTCGATGGCGTTTAGGTGGAGGTACGCAGACCCCACAACCGCAATAGCCAGCCGGAACCGCGCTGAAGTGCAGATGGTTACGAGGACAAAGGATGAGGGAAGTAAAGgaacagatgattttttttttctttccttaatttCAGCAATTCTCATTTAAAAGTTTAGTAATTGTTTCTAAGAGGGTTTCATACAGAGTTTATGAACACagagattttaaaaacttgacACATCATTAGTTCTAACTAAAAATTTCATTCATCGTCTGAGGATGATCTTTTCATCTTCTTAATgatcaaatatttatgtttcttcCAACATGAGCTTGTTTTATGAGGagcaaattaaatatttacgaTTAAAGGTCTGTTTCATAAagtgtacagaaaataaatagctaaacaaaataataacagtttaaaaatcaataataataataataataataataataataataataataataataataataataataataataataataataataataataataataataatcaaatttgACTAAAATGGTGGAAATCTTGTGTATCAAAGAAACGTTTCCTCCATGCCCAAATGTTCTAGTTCTCTTCTAAAagaaattgaatttttttttaatgcgacCTAAAACGTAAATAGCTGTATTAATACAACATTTTGCCATGGTTTGAATTTCATAAATGCATACTCTCCTCACCCTCAGACTGGAAAAGCCTGATATAAAATATCAttcttaataaaatatgtgttagCTGTGTTCATATTACCACCACATCTAGCGATAATACAGGAAATATGTGACAGATAAGAGAGGCGGCCAGACAGGTAATgagaaaccaaaaataaaaagacaaccAAACAAGCAATAAGAGATGGCAAGAGAGATAACTGCTCGGCAGTGAGAGACTGACAAGAGATACCACCAGGGTGTGAGGGTCAGAGAAGAGATGTGAGTGTAGGACG
This window of the Pomacea canaliculata isolate SZHN2017 linkage group LG4, ASM307304v1, whole genome shotgun sequence genome carries:
- the LOC112562743 gene encoding T-box transcription factor TBX2-B-like isoform X2, with translation MIFPVPSLLSSSSAFSSFTSSSPLDPRMAFTPFLFPRGPDYPAMSTLLAPSPFVSSLGLQPPGLAPMLPKLSGGLGRGPLTAADLLGHHSDHFRPLRALEPPEPEVQDDPKVDLESKDLWEKFHRLGTEMVITKSGRRMFPPFKVKVSGLDKKSKYILLMDIVAVDDCRYKFHNGKWMVAGKADPEMPKRMYIHPDSPSTGEQWMQKVVTFHKLKLSNNISDKHGFTILNSMHKYQPRFHLVRANDILKLPYSAFRTFVFKETEFIAVTAYQNEKITQLKIDHNPFAKGFRDTGGGKREKKRLIGSSVCPSTQPPASQTDERNEESAASGDEDHENMEICVVEADDKMAKDESALATSVEIEHTCASVTSASPGTDEDPETSSVVARGPDTTNDQPKPCEPLPHPPPLPSLKSDTDLDSPGGTGCPSLRVSQLVDRKSDCLPSVVLSHTDKSEQKEASADRKGESPLVLNRENPDATSGKRVLTDRVDDSADRRRPLSRDSRGHGRFRYRRPTSGSGGSPDYSFDEKDRGDSADDRESERSDSASAFQMIEDSCRSGYERYFHKGVGGERGAVTSRGLMVVPPAVGHPIFPYLCPPGLYSGASSGLPQFPLSPFIFAATGASPLGPPTLPMSYLASAGPELSHLPPLPHAPSPGSLLGGAFLTSSTCFHKVCTR
- the LOC112562743 gene encoding T-box transcription factor TBX2-B-like isoform X1, whose amino-acid sequence is MIFPVPSLLSSSSAFSSFTSSSPLDPRMAFTPFLFPRGPDYPAMSTLLAPSPFVSSLGLQPPGLAPMLPKLSGGLGRGPLTAADLLGHHSDHFRPLRALEPPEPEVQDDPKVDLESKDLWEKFHRLGTEMVITKSGRRMFPPFKVKVSGLDKKSKYILLMDIVAVDDCRYKFHNGKWMVAGKADPEMPKRMYIHPDSPSTGEQWMQKVVTFHKLKLSNNISDKHGFWVSFQTILNSMHKYQPRFHLVRANDILKLPYSAFRTFVFKETEFIAVTAYQNEKITQLKIDHNPFAKGFRDTGGGKREKKRLIGSSVCPSTQPPASQTDERNEESAASGDEDHENMEICVVEADDKMAKDESALATSVEIEHTCASVTSASPGTDEDPETSSVVARGPDTTNDQPKPCEPLPHPPPLPSLKSDTDLDSPGGTGCPSLRVSQLVDRKSDCLPSVVLSHTDKSEQKEASADRKGESPLVLNRENPDATSGKRVLTDRVDDSADRRRPLSRDSRGHGRFRYRRPTSGSGGSPDYSFDEKDRGDSADDRESERSDSASAFQMIEDSCRSGYERYFHKGVGGERGAVTSRGLMVVPPAVGHPIFPYLCPPGLYSGASSGLPQFPLSPFIFAATGASPLGPPTLPMSYLASAGPELSHLPPLPHAPSPGSLLGGAFLTSSTCFHKVCTR